A single genomic interval of Candidatus Jordarchaeales archaeon harbors:
- a CDS encoding DNA-directed RNA polymerase subunit H, protein MEADRVRTLFSLRGYKVVELKETAKEGLFVVDAEKGGVSQKFVVKVVPSNKIIGTAVVREVREKIKEIGAGKGIIVGGKRSTPIAEDMADESGIELLVDYPPFNIFEHELVPKHEVLSEEEKKLLLETFHVKEDQLPKIKDTDPAVKAIGAKPGDIIRIIRKSPTAGGTVFYRYVVKARYAPQIAKEEMVTSRGAYIFAEEEEAVEEREEREEEWEEL, encoded by the coding sequence ATGGAAGCAGATAGGGTTAGGACGCTGTTCTCCCTTAGGGGGTACAAGGTTGTTGAGTTGAAGGAGACTGCCAAGGAAGGGCTTTTTGTTGTTGACGCTGAAAAAGGTGGGGTGAGCCAAAAATTTGTCGTTAAAGTAGTTCCGTCAAACAAGATAATTGGGACTGCTGTCGTCCGGGAAGTTAGGGAGAAAATTAAGGAGATTGGTGCTGGTAAGGGAATAATTGTTGGGGGTAAAAGGAGCACACCTATTGCCGAGGATATGGCTGACGAAAGCGGCATCGAGCTACTTGTCGATTACCCGCCCTTCAATATATTCGAGCATGAACTGGTCCCAAAGCACGAAGTTCTCAGCGAAGAGGAAAAGAAATTGTTGCTTGAAACGTTCCACGTGAAGGAAGACCAGCTGCCTAAGATAAAGGATACTGATCCAGCTGTCAAAGCCATAGGGGCTAAGCCGGGAGACATAATCAGAATAATAAGAAAAAGTCCGACTGCAGGGGGAACGGTGTTTTACAGGTATGTAGTTAAAGCAAGGTACGCTCCACAGATAGCCAAGGAGGAGATGGTCACCAGTAGGGGAGCATACATTTTCGCAGAAGAAGAGGAAGCTGTAGAAGAAAGGGAGGAAAGGGAAGAGGAGTGGGAAGAGCTGTAA